A DNA window from Flavisolibacter ginsenosidimutans contains the following coding sequences:
- the nrfD gene encoding NrfD/PsrC family molybdoenzyme membrane anchor subunit, with translation MNTSTALSPERITADLLPQKFGRRGMIWVSILLAFCLVGAFAYYRQLTRGLSVTNMGDYVSWGIYISNFVFFVAISLVGSLITAVLRLANVHWSTPLTRIAEIIAVSAIVFASIIIIVDMGRPDRFYNLFLYGRIQSPIMWDVIVITTYFFISLLLLYFPLLPDLKILLANKAAQPKWLTKMYTVLGTFWRGTAQQIRISDKAINILCITIIPVAFCIHTVTSWLFATTYRPGWDSTNFGAYFISGAFLVGAGAVVVAMYVFRRYYKLEKYITEIHFEKMGRIVVMLALLYLYFNVNEYLVPAFKMKRTEDEHLTTLFAGEFAPLFWFAILVGMILPICILVFKAGRKPLPMFIAGIMVVVGAWFKRYLIVTPTLLHPFLPMHDAPANYHHYFPSWEEWAIALGSLAGALLVITFFARVFPIIPIQETITEDEKAA, from the coding sequence GTGAATACGTCAACTGCTTTATCACCGGAACGAATCACCGCTGATTTGCTGCCTCAAAAATTTGGCCGCCGCGGAATGATTTGGGTTTCTATTCTTCTTGCCTTTTGTTTGGTTGGTGCCTTTGCTTATTACCGCCAATTAACCCGGGGTCTCTCCGTCACCAACATGGGCGACTATGTTTCCTGGGGCATTTACATTTCCAACTTCGTGTTCTTCGTAGCCATTAGCCTTGTCGGTTCGCTTATCACCGCTGTGTTGCGCCTCGCCAACGTACACTGGAGCACACCGCTCACACGCATTGCCGAAATCATTGCGGTATCGGCCATTGTGTTTGCGTCCATTATCATCATTGTTGACATGGGCCGGCCAGACAGGTTTTACAATCTTTTTCTCTATGGCCGTATTCAGTCGCCTATTATGTGGGACGTGATTGTGATTACAACTTATTTTTTCATCTCGCTGTTGCTGCTTTACTTTCCCTTGTTGCCCGATTTAAAAATTCTGCTGGCGAACAAAGCCGCACAACCAAAATGGCTGACAAAGATGTACACCGTTTTGGGAACGTTCTGGCGGGGTACAGCACAACAAATCAGGATCAGCGACAAAGCCATCAACATTCTTTGTATTACCATCATACCCGTTGCCTTTTGCATTCACACCGTAACCTCATGGCTGTTTGCAACCACCTATCGTCCCGGCTGGGACAGCACCAATTTTGGCGCTTATTTTATTTCTGGTGCTTTTCTGGTTGGCGCCGGCGCCGTGGTAGTAGCCATGTATGTTTTCCGACGCTATTACAAGCTGGAAAAATACATCACCGAAATACACTTTGAAAAAATGGGCCGCATCGTTGTGATGCTTGCTTTGCTCTACCTCTACTTCAACGTAAACGAATACCTGGTGCCTGCCTTTAAAATGAAACGTACGGAAGACGAGCACCTGACAACGCTTTTTGCAGGTGAGTTTGCGCCGCTTTTTTGGTTTGCCATTTTGGTAGGCATGATCTTGCCAATTTGCATTCTTGTGTTTAAAGCCGGACGCAAACCCTTGCCGATGTTTATTGCAGGAATCATGGTGGTGGTGGGTGCGTGGTTCAAACGCTACCTGATTGTAACGCCTACGCTGCTGCATCCATTCCTGCCCATGCACGATGCGCCGGCAAACTATCATCACTATTTCCCCAGTTGGGAAGAATGGGCCATTGCATTGGGTTCGCTTGCCGGCGCACTGCTGGTGATCACCTTCTTTGCCCGGGTGTTTCCTATCATTCCTATTCAAGAAACAATTACCGAAGATGAAAAAGCTGCATAA